The sequence CAATACCACCCTCAACGGCGTACAGTTCGCCTTTGCCAACCTCACCAACGCGAGTATTACGGGTGGCATTACGATGGTCGGAGCCAACCTTGCCAACGCCAACCTTCAGAATGTGAACCTCACCGGCGCGCAATTGGGGGCCAAGACTACGCTGTTGAAAGCGCCCCTCAGCGACAGCAGCCAACTCGACAGCGGACAGATTCCGGCTGACATCAGCACGGGTCTGAAGCTGAGCGGCGGGGCTACCGTTCAGGTGATTCAGTCGGGCCTGATCTGGCAAATCACCGATGGCGCGACCGTTTATCAGGTCAACAACAACAGCTATGTGTTGCTGGTGCAGCAGGTCAATACGTCGAATGCGGCGGTGCTGTCCAACGCGTATATGTTCGAGACCAACCTGCAGCAGGCCAACCTGTTTGCCGTCGAGATGTCGGGGGTACACTGGTATGGCAGTGGGGCAAGCGCGCTCAGCGCCGATTTGGGGCAGGCGAATCTTTCCAACGCGTTTTTGTCGGGCATGGGCTTCAAACAGAGCCTGATGCAGGGCGCTTCCCTCGACTACGCCACGCTCATCGGAACGGTGTTCGACGGAGCCAACCTCAGTCCGTCGTCGTCGTTGAAACCCACGTCGTTTGCGTTTGCCGCCATGCAGAGCACCTCCTTTGCGAGTACGTCGACGCTCTACAATGCCAACCTGACCAACGCGGCCCTGGCCCTGGCCAACGGCGTGCCGCTGTTTACCCTCGACGTCAGTTTTGTCTCGTCGCTCAACACCGGCACCATCTCGACCGCCCTCCGCACCGCATTCGCCAACGTGGCTTACACGCTCGTCGGCGTGGCGGGCCTGACGGTAGTTCAGGCGGGTAGCGCGTGGCAAATCGCCAACATCGACTCGCAGAATGCGGCGCAAACGGGCTACGGGAACTTCTATCTGGCATTGGAAAGCCAGAAAAACGGCTTGTCGTTCATTCAGGTGTACGGAGCCGCACCGCTGTTGCTGCTCAACGCCGACGGTAAGGGCGGTCAGGTGCAGCTCCAACTGGCGTTTGGGCCTACTGGCCTCACCGAGCAGCAACTGAACGGCAATACCACCTGCCCGTCGGGGATGCGATACAGCTACCTGTCGGACTATATGACCTATGCCATGCTGATGACCCCGGCGCTCCCCCCGTTGCCACCAACCTGCCTGAACTGCTGGAATTAGTCCGCCCGATAATGAATACTCAAGCTGCTTATTCACCTATTGCCGTCGTCGGGATGGGGTGCCGGTTTCCGGGGCATGTGCAAACGCCCGCCCAGTTCTGGCAACTCCTTCTCGACGGCGAAGACGTGCTGGAAGACGTACCTGCCGACCGTTGGAACCAACGCTATTTCCACGCTGCCGACCGGGCGCAGCCGGGGTCGCTCATCTCGCCGCGCGGGGGCTTCCTCGACGACGTCGCCGGCTTTGACTATAGCTTTTTTGGCTTTTCGCGGCTGGAGGCCGCCAACATCGATCCGCAACAACGGCTGCTGCTACAGGTGGCCTGGGAGGCGCTCGAACAGGGGCGTATTCCGGCCGATCAGTGGAAGAAGAAGGCCGTCGGGGTCTTCATGGGCTGTTTCACAGTCGACTATCACCTGATGCAGTTCCTCGATCCGCTCGATATCGGCGCGTTTGCCACGACCGGTATGATGAACACCATGCTGTCGAATCGGCTGTCGTATGTCTTTGATTTCAACGGTCCCTCAATGTCGATCGACACCGCCTGTTCAGCTTCCCTGACGGCGGTGCATCAGGCCTGCCAGAGCCTACAAAGCGGTGAATCGGAGCTGGCGCTGGCGGGCGGGTCTATGCTGATGCTCGTGCCCGATTACCACATTGCCGAAACCAAAACGGGCATGCTCTCGAAAGACGGGCGGTGCAAATCGTTTGCGGCGGGGGCGAATGGGTACGTTCGTAGCGAAGGCGTGGGCGTGGTGGCCTTGAAACGCCTCGACCGGGCCATTGCCGACGGTGATTTCATCCAGGCCGTGCTGATCGGCAGCGCTATCAATCAGGATGGGCGCACCCCCACTATTGCCACGCCCGCCGCCGAGGCGCAGATGGCCGTGATGCGCCGGGCCTGTGAGCGGGCCGGCATTAGCCCGGCGCAGGTGACGTATGTAGAGGCGCACGGCACCGGTACGTCAGCAGGCGATCCGGTCGAAGCGGCGGCCATCGGGGCGGTCTACGGACGCAGTTCAGGACGTACCCAACCCGTTTGGGTAGGCTCGTGCAAAGCCAACATCGGGCATACAGAGGCGGCATCGGGTATTGCTGGCCTCATCAAAAGCGTGCTGTGTGTGCAGCACCGACAGTTGCCGCCGCACCTGTATGCCGATACGCCCAACCCACGGATTCCGTTCGAGTCGATGGGGTTACAGCTACCCGTACAGCGGCAGGACTTGCCCCCCGCCGCCGAGCCCTACATCGTGGGGGTCAACTCATTTGGCTTCGGCGGTGCCAACGCCCACGTGCTGGTGCAGGAATACCCGGTTGCTCAACCCGCACCGGCCAATCCGGCGGCCAACCCGTTGCGGCTACCGCTGTGGGCGCATACCGACAAGGCCCTGCGCGAACTGGCCCTACGCTACGCCGATGCGCTCGACCACCTTGCCCCGGAACGGGTGGGCGATTTTTGCGCCAATGCCGCCACGCGTCGGTCGACGTTAGCCCGGCACCGGCTCTTTGTCGGCGACGATGCAGCAGACCTGATTCGGCAACTCAGGCAGTTTGCGCAGCAGCCCGAGCCAGTAGTCAACGGAAAGGCGTCGGTTGCCTCGCTGGAAGACGTGCTGGGAACCACCCGATCGACTGAACAGGCTGGTACCGAAATGAACTCATCGCCCGTGCCGTGGATGCCCCTGCCGACATACCCCTGGCAGAACGAGCCCCTCTGGCAGGAGTCGGCCCGAAGCCGGAATCGGAGGCTCCGCCCGTCTGTTTTTGCCTGGCTGGGTTCGGTCGTCGATGAGCAGACCAATCAGTGGGAAGTGCTCGTTTCGGCAGAAAAAACGCCCTGGCTGACCCAGCACTCCATCAGGGGACAATGTTTGCTTCCCGGAGCGGTGTACATCGAAATGGCCATGGCGGCCCTACGGTACGTGGCGCCAACGACCCAATTTGCCATTGAGCATCTTTCGTTTGAGCGGGCGGTTGTGATCAAACCGGGCGTGGCTTTCCTGCTGCGTATCCAGCTAGACAGGCCTGCCCAGCGTTTCAGTATTTCCGCCACGGCATCGCTATCCGACCGGACGCATCAACCGGTTGCGTCGGGGCAGTTTCGCACCCTGCCTCCCGGCAGCATCAGTCAGGCTCGCTGGCCTGCCGACCGGCCCGCTACCGAACCGGCTATCGACGGCGAAACGCTTTACCGTTTTTTCGAGAAAGGCCAGTTCAACTATGGGCCGCTATTCAGAGGGCTTAAGGAGGTATTTCTCACTGAAGACGAAAGCATCGGCCTTGTCACGCTGCCAGCGGAACTAGCCAGTCAACTGGATGACCCGGCGTATGTGTTTCACCCAGTTGCCCTGGATAGCCTGTTTCATACGCTGCTGGCGCTCAACTACCCGAACCCTACGGCGTTTGGCCTGCCCGTCGGCGTTGATCGGATTCGCTTGTTTGGACGACCAACCCCATACATGCAGGTCAGAGCGAAGCGGACGCACGAAACCGATTCGCTCGTCAAGCTGGACCTGTTTTTCTACGATCTGGCGGGGGCTCCGCTGGGTTACATAGAAGGCTTTTGCGCGCAGAAAATCACGGCACCCCGCCGCGACCGGCTGTCGGTCAATGCCATTTATCAGTCCCTGCTCCTTCCCGAATGGGAGCCCTGTTCGATAGCATCCTCAACGGGCGTAACCGACCGACATTTCGTGCTGTTAGCGGATCAGCAGGGAGTTGGCTTACGCCTGAAAAGCCGGTTGGAACAGGCTGGCTTTTCGGTAACCGTGGCCCAGCCCGGCCATACGCTGAACAACGGCGACACGGTGGATCAACTCATCTGTCTTCTGGACCAACAGACGGCCGACACGCTGATCATTAATTGCCTGCCGCTGGATGCTATTGATTTCTCAGGTAGTCTTCAGTCAGTCGTTCAGCCGCTACAGGCGTTGGCCAAGGCCATCCGGCAAACCAACTTTACTGGACAGGTATGGTCGATTAGCCAGCTGACTCAGCTCGTCGATGGAAACGAGGCCGACATTCAGGTGTTTCAGGCGGGCCTTTGGGGGATCGCCAACGTTTTTTGCCATCAGGAAAACCGGCACAATGGCGGCGGTATCATCGACATAAGCACCCATTCCGACACCGAACAGCTCGCGCAACTCCTAACGGCTGATGCCCTGCCAGAAACCATGCTGGCTATCCGGCATCAACAGGTCTTCTGCAAGCGGCTCAACCGATACCCCAACAAAGGGACATCGGCCGACACCGTACAGTTCGATCCGGCGGCAACCTACGTCATAACGGGTGCTTTTGGCGCGCTGGGCAAGGCGGTTACGCAGTGGGCTATCGAGGCCGGGGCCCGTCAGTTGTTGCTGACGACGAGCCGGGTCGTGAGCCGTACACAGAACCCGGATGACGATACCTGGATTCAGTCGCTCCGTAAACAGGGCGCCGCTATCGACGTGGCCTGCGTTGATTTGACCGACACCGATTCGCTGACGGCGTTTACCGCCAGCTGTGTCAACCGTTCTGTACGCGGAGTGCTGTATTGTGCCGGCATTAGTCACGATCAGCTATTGACTGAGGCTAACGATGCCGTGACGCAGCAA comes from Fibrella aestuarina BUZ 2 and encodes:
- a CDS encoding pentapeptide repeat-containing protein → MQTAAPATTDFAGKYAIAFPNNQLLCLPASGGSATLGVAAGDLHNPTANQLVNLYGNTQSGFTLQAPNWLYVWYNNGYVAEKQRGDTACSVFSLQTVQSSTYLVETAPDSTVYYVGANSDGTLSRVPNSETPPANAQVATNQITDSLASIRQQRSTMANPLTGVYLAGQDLRNIAFMSTDLSFADFSNTTMDSTSDANGATANGTRFDNANLTNWVANGLVCAKGSFVNAVLTNAKLSNGTFTGSTFNKADLSGANLQVSDFTGAALIGCPFAGTLVNQAIFRSANLTNADLSLAKGVEAIISIEGALLIATNLKGHDLTNVAIDAQTNFMSAVLDGCNLTGKNLTNNVFVRASMQGVKLDNTTLNGVQFAFANLTNASITGGITMVGANLANANLQNVNLTGAQLGAKTTLLKAPLSDSSQLDSGQIPADISTGLKLSGGATVQVIQSGLIWQITDGATVYQVNNNSYVLLVQQVNTSNAAVLSNAYMFETNLQQANLFAVEMSGVHWYGSGASALSADLGQANLSNAFLSGMGFKQSLMQGASLDYATLIGTVFDGANLSPSSSLKPTSFAFAAMQSTSFASTSTLYNANLTNAALALANGVPLFTLDVSFVSSLNTGTISTALRTAFANVAYTLVGVAGLTVVQAGSAWQIANIDSQNAAQTGYGNFYLALESQKNGLSFIQVYGAAPLLLLNADGKGGQVQLQLAFGPTGLTEQQLNGNTTCPSGMRYSYLSDYMTYAMLMTPALPPLPPTCLNCWN
- a CDS encoding SDR family NAD(P)-dependent oxidoreductase, producing MNTQAAYSPIAVVGMGCRFPGHVQTPAQFWQLLLDGEDVLEDVPADRWNQRYFHAADRAQPGSLISPRGGFLDDVAGFDYSFFGFSRLEAANIDPQQRLLLQVAWEALEQGRIPADQWKKKAVGVFMGCFTVDYHLMQFLDPLDIGAFATTGMMNTMLSNRLSYVFDFNGPSMSIDTACSASLTAVHQACQSLQSGESELALAGGSMLMLVPDYHIAETKTGMLSKDGRCKSFAAGANGYVRSEGVGVVALKRLDRAIADGDFIQAVLIGSAINQDGRTPTIATPAAEAQMAVMRRACERAGISPAQVTYVEAHGTGTSAGDPVEAAAIGAVYGRSSGRTQPVWVGSCKANIGHTEAASGIAGLIKSVLCVQHRQLPPHLYADTPNPRIPFESMGLQLPVQRQDLPPAAEPYIVGVNSFGFGGANAHVLVQEYPVAQPAPANPAANPLRLPLWAHTDKALRELALRYADALDHLAPERVGDFCANAATRRSTLARHRLFVGDDAADLIRQLRQFAQQPEPVVNGKASVASLEDVLGTTRSTEQAGTEMNSSPVPWMPLPTYPWQNEPLWQESARSRNRRLRPSVFAWLGSVVDEQTNQWEVLVSAEKTPWLTQHSIRGQCLLPGAVYIEMAMAALRYVAPTTQFAIEHLSFERAVVIKPGVAFLLRIQLDRPAQRFSISATASLSDRTHQPVASGQFRTLPPGSISQARWPADRPATEPAIDGETLYRFFEKGQFNYGPLFRGLKEVFLTEDESIGLVTLPAELASQLDDPAYVFHPVALDSLFHTLLALNYPNPTAFGLPVGVDRIRLFGRPTPYMQVRAKRTHETDSLVKLDLFFYDLAGAPLGYIEGFCAQKITAPRRDRLSVNAIYQSLLLPEWEPCSIASSTGVTDRHFVLLADQQGVGLRLKSRLEQAGFSVTVAQPGHTLNNGDTVDQLICLLDQQTADTLIINCLPLDAIDFSGSLQSVVQPLQALAKAIRQTNFTGQVWSISQLTQLVDGNEADIQVFQAGLWGIANVFCHQENRHNGGGIIDISTHSDTEQLAQLLTADALPETMLAIRHQQVFCKRLNRYPNKGTSADTVQFDPAATYVITGAFGALGKAVTQWAIEAGARQLLLTTSRVVSRTQNPDDDTWIQSLRKQGAAIDVACVDLTDTDSLTAFTASCVNRSVRGVLYCAGISHDQLLTEANDAVTQQVMATKVLGAYRLHEALLPVPLEHFVLFSSIGSFLPNRGLGVYAAANASLDALAHKRRLMGLPALSINWGPWSSGMTQKGNLEAFFAKMGMHSLSVAEGLATLSQVFHSPDAQLAVLPVDWPVFLNTSLTDHPLFANHRRSDSLALSGSNPFRQAETIASEVVSQLALLADLDVAQVDMTCSLPDCGIDSLTAMVFKDWLKRHLSIDLSIDDLLAAHDVRTLIDSLTVRYQDMQLA